In the genome of Planctomycetota bacterium, one region contains:
- a CDS encoding DUF1559 domain-containing protein yields the protein MIRASSRRAFTLVELLVVIGIIALLISILLPSLQRARASAITVQCLSNVRQQGLATYLYTVENDTSLPFGFFVNGESEPDDYGADWTILIAPYIGAEGASYQDLDNDTRGEGGRAVFTCPSAPQPAESGDDLEEGANTQYGAHPRLMPNLGDNIPAAPVVGGYKITKVGNSAGTLLVADAAIQTTNSGGDDNQIFAATATLYRLDHTAPFGGGFNGLYSDPHMILGAEGDPDFYDRNLSAGGDNTDGATFNDIGQLRFRHGGDNTGFTGVSANILYVDGHAESQKAAGEFEEFPGYLDTGLSRRAVMVQR from the coding sequence ATGATTCGCGCTTCATCGCGACGGGCTTTCACGCTCGTCGAGCTATTGGTGGTTATTGGCATCATCGCGCTGCTAATTTCCATTCTTCTTCCCTCCCTCCAACGCGCTCGCGCCTCGGCCATTACGGTGCAGTGCTTGAGTAATGTTCGCCAGCAAGGCTTGGCGACCTACCTCTATACGGTCGAAAATGACACCTCCCTGCCGTTCGGTTTCTTCGTCAACGGCGAATCAGAGCCCGACGACTATGGTGCGGACTGGACAATCCTGATCGCGCCATACATCGGTGCCGAAGGAGCCAGCTATCAGGATCTCGACAACGACACACGTGGCGAGGGTGGCCGTGCCGTCTTCACTTGTCCGTCCGCCCCGCAGCCAGCGGAGTCGGGTGATGACCTGGAAGAAGGGGCCAACACTCAGTATGGCGCTCATCCGCGACTAATGCCCAACCTCGGTGACAACATCCCAGCCGCCCCGGTCGTCGGTGGGTACAAGATCACCAAGGTCGGCAATTCCGCTGGAACACTCCTCGTAGCCGACGCAGCCATCCAGACAACCAACTCCGGTGGCGATGACAACCAGATTTTCGCCGCAACAGCAACGCTGTATCGCTTGGACCACACCGCACCGTTCGGCGGCGGTTTCAACGGGCTCTACTCTGATCCGCACATGATCTTGGGTGCCGAGGGCGATCCCGACTTCTACGACCGCAACCTCTCGGCGGGTGGCGACAACACCGATGGAGCGACATTCAACGACATCGGCCAACTGCGTTTCCGTCACGGCGGCGACAACACCGGGTTCACCGGCGTGTCAGCCAACATCCTCTACGTCGATGGCCACGCTGAATCCCAGAAAGCAGCCGGTGAGTTCGAGGAATTCCCCGGTTACCTCGACACCGGCCTGAGCCGCAGGGCCGTCATGGTCCAGCGATAA
- a CDS encoding LacI family DNA-binding transcriptional regulator: MASFRQIAQDAGVSIATVSRVLNANPNVNEDARRRVLEAANRVGYVRKVGKRSVAEGLALAYAGPVSVESPYDHGLLQGIGWAVDQTAGVDRFGHDLLVLSMQRSLRPGESPAELFLRKGIKGAIIRTTDEYIPLCEELAATGFPAVVVGERFDDPSSKVSFVDAESRGSSTEAVRYLIELGHERIAVVSNAHDDTDHLDRMNGWRDAHEQAGIVVDEDRVIRVWATLEAGVQVAKRMASLPKSSRPTAAYVADPMAALGMLRGLQEAGLNVPTDFSLIGFDDGNLRKLSYPMMTAVCQDVVQLGEKAVEIMRELIADRSVARTKGKDKPEPRRHCVTVQTTFEVGETTGPPAS, from the coding sequence ATGGCCAGTTTCAGACAGATCGCCCAGGACGCCGGTGTCTCGATCGCGACGGTTTCGCGTGTACTTAACGCCAATCCGAACGTCAACGAAGACGCCCGGCGCCGCGTCCTCGAAGCCGCCAACCGGGTCGGATATGTCCGCAAGGTCGGCAAACGGTCCGTGGCCGAAGGGCTGGCTTTGGCATATGCCGGGCCGGTCTCGGTCGAGTCGCCGTATGACCACGGCCTTCTTCAAGGGATCGGCTGGGCGGTCGACCAGACTGCCGGTGTGGATCGTTTCGGCCACGACCTGTTGGTTTTGAGCATGCAACGCTCGCTCCGCCCCGGAGAATCGCCTGCCGAACTGTTCCTGCGTAAAGGGATCAAAGGGGCGATCATCCGCACGACCGACGAGTACATTCCGCTCTGTGAAGAACTCGCGGCGACGGGCTTTCCGGCGGTGGTGGTCGGTGAACGGTTCGATGATCCGTCCTCGAAAGTCAGCTTCGTCGACGCCGAGAGCCGTGGCTCCAGCACCGAAGCGGTCCGTTATCTGATCGAACTCGGCCACGAACGGATCGCGGTGGTGAGCAATGCCCACGACGACACGGACCACCTTGACCGCATGAATGGCTGGCGTGACGCCCACGAGCAGGCCGGGATTGTGGTTGATGAGGATCGTGTCATTCGTGTCTGGGCAACGCTGGAAGCCGGCGTGCAGGTGGCCAAGCGGATGGCGTCGCTGCCCAAGAGTTCGCGACCGACGGCGGCGTATGTGGCGGACCCGATGGCAGCGCTCGGCATGCTCCGCGGCCTCCAGGAGGCAGGATTGAACGTCCCCACCGACTTCTCGTTGATCGGCTTCGACGACGGCAACCTACGCAAACTCTCCTACCCGATGATGACGGCGGTGTGCCAGGACGTGGTGCAGCTCGGGGAGAAAGCCGTTGAGATCATGCGGGAGTTGATCGCCGATCGGTCGGTTGCTCGCACCAAAGGAAAGGACAAACCTGAACCGCGACGCCATTGCGTAACCGTGCAAACAACTTTTGAAGTAGGAGAAACCACCGGCCCGCCTGCCTCGTAG